The DNA region GATACGAGAACACGAAGCTCCCACCTAGCGGATGGGAGTCCGCAAGGGAGAAGTCAGGCTGCACCTGAACCCGGATGCCTTCTGTGGCTTTCTCGTAGTTCATGACAAGTCGAGACAGGGTGGATTTGACGACATTTTACACCGCCACGATCTGAAAGTCCCGTGGGGGGCACTCCCGCGCTAGCCCTGCCCCGATCAACTACCGTCGATGACGACCGTGTGCGTGTTTCCAGCAGAGAAGACAAACGCCTCCTCACCGACCTTCGCGCTTAACAGATACGTGTCGCCTTGCGCCATGCAGTCGCAATTCACCCCAAGTGGGTCGTTCGCCCTAGCGAGCGTCTCGGGGGGCTCCCCTCACAAACTGCAAAAGCGGCCACCCGTGTGATCGTAATGAAGACCATGTCCTGCGTTCCCTGCACATGCTCCGCAGTCGTCCGGGGATCAATGTTCGGCTTCGCGATCAGGAAGTCCGGCTGTGCGATCAAGAAGCACAGGGTGAACACGCCAAGGTTGGCCATAAGCAGAAACGTCGACTTCGGAAGGCCCTTGCTAGTGGTATTTTTTTCTCGTCTGGTCTCGCTCAGCGGTGTGGCCGAACACATCTGCAACAACATCAACCGCCTCCTGACCGAGGGTGACTTCCTTTGCGTGGCAAAATTTTGACTGACTCTGGTCACTCGCAACTCGGATCTCACTCCACCGACGCCCGTGACTGAAAGACCGTCATTCACAACAGGGCCGGTCGCTCGACGCAACAGAGGCCCCGCGGTAGTTTTGCATATGACCTCACGCGCACTTTCTCGATCGGTCGAGGACTACCTGAAGGCCATCTATGGCCTGTCAGGCAGCAGCGAATCGGTGTCGACATCGGCCATCGCCGACGCACTGGATATTCAGCCCGCATCAGTCACCGGTATGGTCAAGCGAATGGCTGAGTGGGGGCTACTGGAGCATCTACCCTACAAGGGTGTGGTGCTCACTGAACCGGGCACACGTGAGGCACTGCGAGTCCTTCGACGACACCGGATTCTCGAGACCTATTTGTGTGAACGGCTCGGCTTTTCATGGGCCGATGTACACGACGAGGCAGAGCGCCTCGAGCATGCCGCCTCTGATCACCTCATAGAGCAGATGGCGACTGCGCTCGGCTCACCGAGTCACGATCCGCACGGCTCGCCCATACCCACGCCCGCCGGCGACATCGAAAACACTGTGCTCTCGACCCTCGCTGACGCGAGACCAGGAGCACGGCTCGTGATTCGCTCCGTCCGAGACGAAGACGGCGAAGCGCTACGCTCGATGGCCGAAGAAGGGCTGGTCCCAGGTGCGCACGTCACGGTCGCCAAAGGCACGCCGCTGACCGGCTCGGTCGAGTTCGCGGTCGGAAACGGCAGCGCCGGAAAAGGCTCAGTCTCGAGCGAAGTTGCTCGCCATGTCTACGTCTTGCCCGATCCG from Longimicrobiales bacterium includes:
- a CDS encoding metal-dependent transcriptional regulator, which encodes MTSRALSRSVEDYLKAIYGLSGSSESVSTSAIADALDIQPASVTGMVKRMAEWGLLEHLPYKGVVLTEPGTREALRVLRRHRILETYLCERLGFSWADVHDEAERLEHAASDHLIEQMATALGSPSHDPHGSPIPTPAGDIENTVLSTLADARPGARLVIRSVRDEDGEALRSMAEEGLVPGAHVTVAKGTPLTGSVEFAVGNGSAGKGSVSSEVARHVYVLPDPR